One segment of Papaver somniferum cultivar HN1 unplaced genomic scaffold, ASM357369v1 unplaced-scaffold_137, whole genome shotgun sequence DNA contains the following:
- the LOC113334934 gene encoding uncharacterized protein LOC113334934: MESDSILKGLDNSNIFARLSHGQKTTPLEEGDDKTESLEEESEEEESSRSGGERSITEYNSESSSSGPTNKSEEAVEDNPEMEIHHDEDVVLSPIMEVVPASNPEMEIGRREGVVMLRMPENALVAACAIVVKESLPVVGSTACAIFDPPFLTPHVLIGGFSVPVKYEALYTKIWERYRHIATSKKITSRFVLVKRVEEVLSSIYNMCNVTGHTVSEDVISS, encoded by the exons ATGGAGTCAG ACTCTATTCTCAAG gGTCTTGACAACTCGAATATCTTTGCCAGGCTTTCCCACGGCCAAAAGACGACGCCTCTTGAGGAGGGAGACGACAAGACCgaatctcttgaagaagaatccGAAGAGGAAGAAAGTTCGAGATCCGGTGGTGAGAGGAGCATTACTGAATACAACAGCGAGTCTTCTTCTAGTGGGCCCACAAATAAGTCG GAAGAAGCCGTCGaagataaccctgagatggagattcatCACGATGAAGATGTGGTTTTGTCTCCGATCATGGAAGTCGTACCTGCTAGCAATCCGGAGATGGAGATTGGTCGTCGTGAAGGTGTTGTCATGCTTCGGATGCCCGAAAACGCTCTCGTGGCTGCATGTGCGATTGTTGTCAAGGAATCCCTGCCGGTTGTGGGATCAACCGCATGTGCCATTTTCGACCCTCCATTTTTGACTCCTCATGTGCTGATCGGAGGTTTCAGCGTACCAGTTAAGTATGAGGCgctgtataccaagatatgggaaagataTAGACATATCGCCACATCCAAAAAGATCACTAGCCGATTTGTGCTGGTCAAGCGCGTGGAAGAAGTTTTATCTTCGATTTAtaacatgtgcaatgtgactggccatactgtttcCGAAGATGTAATCTCAAGCTGA